The genome window AGAACCAGACTATGGAGACTCAGAGTTACCGCAAAAGCAGGGACGATAAAATGTTCGAATCTGCCCCATAATGTGAGCAAAAAGAGAAACCCATAAAGTAGCGTAATTTTAGGAATCAGTGCGGCGCTATTGTAAAAGGTCTCTAGCTGCAATTTCCATTTTGTGTGCGGCGTATTTTTTGTTTCGATGAGGTCAAGCTGCTTGCTCCATAGATTGGCATTATCTGCTCGATAAGCGGTCACAAGAGTCTGCCAGTGCTGCATCAATGCGCCGGCTTTTGGGGTCCCTTTCCCGCCTTCTATAAGCTGCCAAGGCGTGATCCATTCGCCGTCAACCGCTGTCGGGAGCACTTTTAATAACGCATTCCCCTGCCCCGTCAAACGTACCGATGCTAGGGCAAAAGAACGTAGAGCGACAGCGGCTTCTTGCGCGCTATATTTGGTAATATCTTCGCCTTTGCGCTTTACGATCGCTTTCAGTTTCTTAGCGAGTGCGACTTGTTCATTACGCTGCTCATAATATGCCCCCGTATCTCCCTCTAGCGGTAAGAATGCCGAGAAAGTTCGCGTGATTTGTGCGAACGCATCCACTTGACTATACAGCTGCCACAGAGCCTTTTCGTTTGCGGTATATTTATTGGCGTCTTTGGTCGCCAACTGTTTCAAAATGGGGCGTTGCCTATCAAGCGCTGGAGCAACCTCTTTATAAGAGTAACGCTCTTTAGCCTCAGGTAATTCTAATATTTGACGTAGTGACTCTAGTGGCAAGATAAACCGTTCATTATCAATTGCTTTTTCTGGAGTGAACAAAGCGGCCGCCAATTGTTCTACTGCATTATCGTTTTCGAAATAGAGGCGCGCGAAGCTATCAACCGGTTTGATACGCCCTTCATGTAGTACCGGTAACTGAGCAAAAGCCTCAATATCGAATTCATCTGCATGGACGAAAAATGGCAACAGCATAAGCAGTAGTAAAAGGCGGATCATGAGAGCACCTTCTTACTGCGAATCCACACTTGCAACATCAGCCCCAATGCCATGATGATGCTGGCAATATAAGGGAATAAAAAACCCGTATTTTTGACCACTGCGAGTACACTCGCCTGCTGCCCATTCACCTCGAGAAAAGAGGATTGATAGAGCGTATGTCCATGCGTGCGTAACGGTTCATTCATACGAATTGCTTGATGCCATTCGAGGCCGGATTCTTCAATGATCGTCACTTGAGATTCATATTCAGAGGGGGTGTCAGAACCAGGGTAACTAAACTTCTTGAATTTGTTTAACTTCACTGCAAAGGGCAGTAAGCGATTCGCCTTGGTGAATAACAGTTTATAATTTTTGCCATCGTCGCTGAATTCAATCGGACGTGGAATGGCTTCGTAAAGTATATGCACGCTTTCAATAACCGATACTTCAAAGGTGATGCCGCTTAAGTTGGCTTCATCGTCCTTTTTCAGCTCTACAGACGCAAGTGAAAGGCGACCATTATCATCGACCATAGGCTTACAATTACGGCACTTATCCAAGAGGTTTAGCGAAAAGGCACCTTG of Rickettsiales bacterium contains these proteins:
- a CDS encoding cytochrome c biogenesis protein ResB, giving the protein MPNSASRILAFCTSPALIFWVMPWLMVLLVVGTISQRYIGLYEAERLFFSAWWVWAGPIPVPGVYTALGILTLGLVLKLALKTRWVRAQAGIILAHIGVLTLLIGGLVTAFTAQEGYLTLMQDEVGRVVSDYHQRELVLYEDDKVIQRIAFEALRVGEATSLNQGAFSLNLLDKCRNCKPMVDDNGRLSLASVELKKDDEANLSGITFEVSVIESVHILYEAIPRPIEFSDDGKNYKLLFTKANRLLPFAVKLNKFKKFSYPGSDTPSEYESQVTIIEESGLEWHQAIRMNEPLRTHGHTLYQSSFLEVNGQQASVLAVVKNTGFLFPYIASIIMALGLMLQVWIRSKKVLS
- the ccsA gene encoding cytochrome c biogenesis protein CcsA; amino-acid sequence: MIRLLLLLMLLPFFVHADEFDIEAFAQLPVLHEGRIKPVDSFARLYFENDNAVEQLAAALFTPEKAIDNERFILPLESLRQILELPEAKERYSYKEVAPALDRQRPILKQLATKDANKYTANEKALWQLYSQVDAFAQITRTFSAFLPLEGDTGAYYEQRNEQVALAKKLKAIVKRKGEDITKYSAQEAAVALRSFALASVRLTGQGNALLKVLPTAVDGEWITPWQLIEGGKGTPKAGALMQHWQTLVTAYRADNANLWSKQLDLIETKNTPHTKWKLQLETFYNSAALIPKITLLYGFLFLLTLWGRFEHFIVPAFAVTLSLHSLVLLIRIALLGRPPVSTLYESVLFVALISAVFGFWLYRRKLYKEGLMIGALLGGVLLAVSDVYAGQSDTMGVLIAVLNTNIWLATHVICITIGYGASLVVGTLAHIALIRPNLSKPLPFLTVVALLFTAVGTILGGIWADQSWGRFWGWDPKENGALWIVLWLIWLLHGRMLSFMGRRGFAALLACTNIIVALSWFGVNLLGTGLHSYGFTDSAALGLFWFCVIELLIIFVLYLYPQFMKKKAE